Within Thermus sp. CCB_US3_UF1, the genomic segment CCAGGAACCAGGCCAGTCGGACCTGCCGCTGCGTCAGCATGATGCCTAAGGATAATCCGCCGGGGGGCCTGGGGCCCCCCGGGAGGGGATTGGGCTAGCGCAGGATGCGGCGGATACGGCCCTCGAGGTCCCGCACCGCCGCCTCCCCGGTCTTCCGACCGGTGAGGGCGCTGTGGACCTCGGTCCAGATGGCCTCGGAAACCTGGTTGTACCGGGCCCCGGCCACGTCAGAGGGACGGGAAACGGCGTTCTGGAAGACAGGAAGGAGGTCGCGGAACCAGGCGTTCCTGGCCAGCACGTCCCGGTCGGTGTAAAGGGCTGGCCGGGTAGGCAGGCGGGAAAGCCTTACGGCGTTATCCTTTTGTACCTCGTAGGAGGCCAGGTACTTGACCAGGTCGGCGGCCTCCTTGGGGTAGCGGCTGTAGGCGGAAACCATAAGCTGCCACCCTCCCAGGGTGGCGGCATTGGGGGCATCGGCCCCGCCCTTGGGCAGCACGGTAACGGCGAACTTGCCCCGGATGGGGCTCCCTTCCGCCTGGCCCAAGGCGTAAGCGTAGGGCCAGTTGCGCATGAAGAGGGCGTTCCCTTGCTGCCAGACGTTCCTGGCCTCTTCCTCGGCGTAGCTGGTGACCCCGGAAGGGGCAATGGTGCCCACAAAGCGGCGCACGGTGTTCAAGGCCAGGGCGGCCCGGCCGTTGTTCACGCTGATGGTCCCGTCGGGCTCCACGATGCGCCCGCCCTTATGGGAGTAAATCCATTCCAGGGCGTCGCAGGTGAGGCCCTCATAGGCCTTGCCCTGGAAGACGAAGCCCCAGAAGTCGCGGTTGCCCGCCTTGCGCTCCCCCTCCATCACCTTCTGGGCCATCTGCTCCAGCTCGGCCCAGGTGCGGGGCGGGTTCTTGTAGCCGTACTTCTCCAGCAGGTCCTTGCGGTAGTAGAGGATACCGGCATCGGTGAAGAAGGGAATGGAGGTGAGCTTGCCCCGAATGGTGTTGTTCTGGACGATCCGGGGGAAGAACTCCCTGAGCTCGGCCTCGGAGAAGTAGGCCTTCAGGTCGGCGGCGTGGGGGGCCACGATACCCGGCCAGATCACGTCGATCATGTAGACGTCCACATCTGGGCTCTTGGCCGCCCAGTACTGCTGGTAGAGGGCCAGACGATCGTTGGTGTCCGCCGGGGCATCGATGTACTCCACCCGGGTGCCCGTCTTCTTACCCCAGGCCTCTACCATCTCCTTCATCCAGCGGCCGCCCTCCCCCACGGCGGTGGAGTCCCCCGCCACCCGGATGATGGGGCCCGCTTGCGCCCGCACCGCCGCTGGACCCAGGACCAGACTGGCCGCCAGACCCACCCCTGCCTTCTTGAGAAACTCCCTACGCCTCATACGCAACCTCCTACTGGAAGCTTTTCCAAAGGGATTTTACCCCCACCTCCTCCTGGCGTCAACGGTCCTAAGGGGCGCTTGGGGTCTGGACGTCAGACCCAGGCCAGCTCCAGGCGGGCCTCGAGGTGCCCCACGGGGAGGCCGCGGTGGTTGCGCACCTCGGGCCGGTCCCAAGGGGTGGGGCCGGGGTCCAGGCCCAGGGCGCGCAACAGGGCCACCACCATCACCTCCCGGGCCTGGGCCGAGCCATCCTCCACCTTGAGGGCCACGCCCAAGGGCCCCCTGGGGGTTTCCGGAAGGGCTAGCCCGTAGTAGCCGTCGGCCCCCCGCTTGGCCAGGAGGGGAAGGCGTTCCATCAGGAGGGTGTCAATGCTCCCTGGGCCCGCCACCAGCTCCGGATGGCGGCGCATGGCCTCCCCCACCCGCCTTAGGGGCTCCCGGTAGGCCGCAGGGGCCTTTTTCGGGTCCGCCAGGAAGTAAAAGGCCCGGGCCGCCCGGGCCAAGGGCAGGGCAAAGGTGGGCACGCTGCACCCGTCCGTGGCCCAGAGGGGCTCTCCCCCCGCCAGCTCGGCCAGGGTCCGGCGGTTCAGGAGCTGGACGGGGTGGTCGGGGCGCTCGTACCCCTCCGGGGGTACCCCCAGGGCCAAGGCGGCGGCCAGCATGCCCGCGTGCTTCCCCGAGCAGTTGTGGTGGAGGGGGGTGGGCTTTTGTCCCGCTTCCTCCAGGGCCTTCCGGGCCTCCTTGGAAAAGGGGGGGTGGACCCCGCAGGCCAGGCGCTCCGGCCCTAGGGCCAGCTTTTCCAGAAAACGGGCGGCCACGGCCACGTGCCTGGGGGTGCCGTCGTGGCTGGCGGTGGCCAGGGCCACCTCCTCTTCCGTGAGGCCAAAGCGCTCCGCCGCCCCGGTGAGGAAAAGGGCCAGGGCCTGGAAGGGCTTGGCCGAGGAGCGGAGGTAGCTAAGGCGGGTGGGGTCCCCGGCATAGGCCAAAAGCCCTTCCTGGCCGTAGATGGCCAGGGAAACCCGGTGGCGGTTTTCCACCAGCTCCCCGCGGTAGGCGTAGACCCAAGCGTTCACCCTCCAAGTCTACGCCGGGCCTCGCGCCAAAGGGGGTGCCAGTCCAGGCCCAAATAGGGGGAAGGAAAGGGGGCCAGCTTGGCCTCCGCCTTGCGCAGGTTCCTCAAGCCCCCCTGGCCCAGGCTGGCCTGGTGCAGGGCAGCGGCCAGGAGGAGGAGCCCCTGCAGAAAGGGGCGCTCCTCCCCCCTCGCCTCCCGCCAGGCCTCCTCCAGGACCTCGTGGGCCTCAAAGTACCTTTCCTGGGCAAAAAGCCGCTGGGCTTCCTCGAGGGCCTGCATCTACGCCCTCCACCCCCCGCCCGCCACGGGAGGGAAGAGGTCCAAGGTGGCCTCCGGGGATAAAGGGGTGGCCAGGCCCTGGAGGTAGCGCACGTCCCGGCCCTCCAGGAAGACCGAAACCCGCTCGGCCAGCTCCCCCCCCTCAAAGAGCTCCTCCCTCAGGGCGGGGTAAAGGCGGATGAGGTGCTCCAGCACCTCCCCCACGGTGCTTCCCTCTATCTCCAGGTAGCTTTTCCCGGTGAGGTCGCGGAAAGTCGCGTAAAGGTTGACCTTGGGCATACCCCGAGTCTAAAGGAAACCCCGGCCCAAGGCCGGGGCCCTGAATCCCAGGGGGATCAGTCCGCCGCCTGGGAGAGGATGCCCAGCTCCCGCAGCTTGGCCGGGGGTACCACGCCCCTCTCCCAGCCCCGCTCCTGGTAGTACTCCTGGAGCATAAGGTCCAGCTCGGCCACCTGGCCCTTGGAGCCGGCGCTATCCGAAGGCTCCTTCAGGAAGCGCTCGGGCAGGTAGTCCGAGCCCTCGGCCCAGCCCGCCAGGTTGTTGTAGTAGCGCTCCAGGTTGTAGATGCGCTCGCCGATGCGGAGCACGTCCTCGGCGCTCACGGGACGGCCCCAGTAGGCGGAAAGCTGCTTGGCGTAGGTCTCGGGGTCCTCGGCAAACTGGCTGAACTTGCAGAGGTCCAAGGAGTCGGTAAAGGCGGAGAGGTCCTGGAAAAGCTTGGTGAGCTTGCCCTTCCCCTCCCAGGCCAGGGGGTCGGTCTTGTAGGGCACCCCCAGGATCTCCGAGGCCGGGGTGTAGGCCCGCAGGTGGCAGGCCCCCCGGTTGGAGGTGGCGTAGGCGATGCCCATGCCCTTGAGGCCCCGGGGGTCGTAGGCGGGGATGGACTGGCCCTTGACCTCCAAGGCGATCTCGGGGTGGCCGATGGCCTTGGCGAAGCGGGCCGGGCCCTCGGCCAGCATATCCCCTACCCCCTTGCGGTAGGCGATGGCCTCGAGGATCCGGATCTCCCCCTCCTTGTCGCCGAAGCGGATCCCATCAGACCCCTGGTAGTACCCCTTCTCCGTGGCCTCCATGAGGACGGCCACCGCGTTGCCGGCCTCAATGGTGTCCATCCCGTAGGCGTTGCAGAGGTAGATGGCGTACCCGGTCCAGTCGGTGTCCGTGTGGCCGGCTTGGGCCCCCAGGGCCCAGGCGGACTCGTACTCGTAGGACTCAAAGCGGATGGTCTTGCCGTCCACGTGGACCTCCACCATCTTCTTGCAGGCCACGGGACAGGCGTGGCAGGTGTTGTCCTGGATGAGGCGGTGCTCGCGGATGTACTCCCCGGAGATCTTCTCCGCCCCCTCAATGGAGGTGTGCTGGGCGTTGAAGGTGGGCAGGGCCCCCATGACGTTGGTGATGTTCATGAGGACGTTGGTGCCATAGAGGGAAAGCCCGCCCTTCTTGGGGGCGGTGACGTTCTTGGGGTCGTTGATGGCCGCCGAGGCCAGCCGGTCCGCCTCCCGCCAAAGCTCCTTGTCCTGGGGCTGGGGCATCTGGTCCTGCTTACCCACCACCACAATGGCCTTGAGCTTCTTGCTCCCCGCCACCGCCCCCGTCCCCCCGCGGCCTGCAGCCCGCTCGTCGTTGTTGACCCAGTTGGCGAAGCGCACCAGGTTTTCCCCCGCGGGGCCGATGGCCATCACGTCGGCCTCCTCCCCGTGGCGCTCGCGGAGGAGGCGGTGGACCTCGTGGGTGGTCTTGCCCCAGAGGTCGGAGGCGTCGTGGATGGAAACCTCCCCGTCCTTGACCAGGAGGTAGACGGGCTTGTCCGAAGCCCCCTTGATGAGGAGGCCGTCAAACCCCGCCCACTTGAGCTTGGCCGCGGTCCACCCCCCCATGTGGCTGTCCGTCACGGTGCCCGTGAGGGGGCTTTTGGTGACCACCGCCAGGCGCCCGGACATCTTGGCCCGGGTGCCGGAGAGGGGGCCATTCATGATGGCGAGAAGGTTCTCCGGGCCCAAGGGGTCCACCTGGGGGCCGTTGTCAAAGACGTACTTGACCCCCAGGCCCCGCCCCCCCACGTACATCTCCAGGTCCTTGGGGTCGGGGGCGAAGTACTCCACCTGTCCGGTGCTCAGGTCGATACGGGCCAGCTTATGGGCATATCCGCCGAGCATCCCTTACCTCCTTTTAGGGCCAGGAAGGCCGCGCCCATGGCTTGGAAAGGTGCGCATGGCTGCCCAGGTTCGGCTGGATTATACCACCTGCCCGGGGGGAAAATGTAAAGGCGACCAGGATAATGGGAGCATGCTGGCCCTAGCCGGTGAGGTCCTCCTGGACCTCCTGTGGGAAGAGGCGACCCCTTGGCGCTTCCAGGGCGTCCTGGGGGGCTCGGTCCTCAACACGGCCACGGCCCTACGCCGCCTGGGCTTTCCCGTGCGCCTCCTCTCGGAGCTGGGTTCGGACTGGCTTTCCCGCCGCTGCGAGGCGGAGATGGAGGCGCGGGGGCTGGAGCTTCGCCTCCTCCGCCACCCCGAGGCCATGCCCCTGGCCCTGGTCCAACCCAATCCCCAAGGGGAGGCGGCCTATAGCTTCCACCTTCCCTTCCGGGCCCCCTACAGCCCCGAGCCGGGAAGCCTTAGGGGGGCCAAGGTCTTCCACTTCGCCTCCCTCTTCGCCCTGGACCCCAGGACGGAAGGGGGCCTGGCGGCCCTGCTGGAAGAGGCGCGGGGGGAAGGGGCCCTCCTCGCCTTTGACCCTAACCTGCGCCGCCCTCCCACCCCGGAGGAAAGGCGGCGCCTTTGGGGCTACTTCCACCAGGTGGACCTCCTCAAGCTCTCCCTGGAGGATGCCCGCCTCCTCTTCCCGGAGGACCCCGTGGGAAGGGTAAGGAGACTTCCCCCCAGGCTCAAGGTCCTCACCCTGGGGGCAGAGGGGGCGGTGGCCTTTTTCCGGGGAGAAGCGGTGCGCCTCCCCGGGGAAGCGGTGGCGGTGGCGGACACCGTGGGGGCAGGGGATAGCTTCACCGCCGGGTTTCTCGCCCTCCTCCTCCGGCGGGGCTACACCCGGGCCAACCTGGACCGGCTACGCCCAGAGGACCTGGAGGAGGCCCTCCGGGGGGGCATCGCCCTCGGCGCCTTGGCCTGCACCGTGCGGGGGGCAGGGCTGCCCGAGGCGGGGCTTGCCGCCTGGAAGAAGGCCTACCTAGGGGATTAGGAGGACCTTGCCCGTGGTCTTCCGCCCCTCCAGGGCCTGGTGGGCTTCCTGGGCCCTTTCCAGGGAGAACTCAGCCCCGATCCGCACCCTAAGCCAGCCCTCCCGCAGGGCCTGGAAAACCTCCCCCGCGCGGAAGAGGAGCTCCTTGCGGCTCGCCGTGTGGTGGTGCAGGGTGGGCCGGGTGAGGAAGAGGCTTCCCTTACGGTTCAGCTCCTGGGGGTCCAGGGGGGGGACCGGCCCCGAGGACTGGCCGAAGAGGACCAGGTAGCCCCGGGGCCTGAGGGCCTCGAGGCTCCCCTGGAAGGTGGCCTGCCCCACCCCGTCGTAGACCACGTCCACCCCACCCCCGGAAAGGGCCTTCACCGCCTGGGCAAAGCCCTCGTAGGGCAGGGCGTAGTCTGCCCCCAGGGCCCGGGCCAGGGCCCGCTTCTCCTCGGTGCTGGCGGTGGCGTAAACCGTGGCCCCCAGGCGCTTGGCCCACTGGATGAGGAGGGTGCCCACCCCCCCGGCCCCGGCGTGCACCAGGACCTGGTCCCCCGGGGCCACGGGGTAGGTGCTCTTGAGGAGGTAGTGCACGGTCATGCCCTGGAGAAGGCTGGCGGCGGCCAGCTTGGGGTCCAGCCCCTCGGGCAGGGGCACGAGCCTTTCCGCGGGCACCACCTGGTACTCCGCATAGGCTCCCTGGACGTTGGCGAAGGCCACCCGGTCCCCCGGGCGCACCCCCTCCACCCCCTCCCCCACCCGCTCCACCACGCCCGCCCCCTCCTCCCCCAGGGTGAAGGGGAGGGGCATGGGGTAGAGGCCCCTGCGCTTGTAGGTGTCGATGTAGTTGACCCCGATGGCCAGAAGCCGCACCAGGACCTCCCCCGGGCCTGGCTCGGGCAGGGGAAGCTCCTCCAGCCGCATGACCTCCGGCCCGCCCACCTGGTGTACCCGTATGGCCCTCATGCAAGGAGTTTATCCGAAGAGGGGCCGGGGGACCCCCTTGACGGATTTAACTTTGTGTCGCAAAGCTATTTGTAGGAGGTAAAGCATGCGGCGCCTAGCGGCAGGCCTACTCCTCCTCCTGGCTCCGGCCTGGGCGGGAGGCCTGAGGTACGGCTTCCTGGGCTACCAGGGCGGATTCCAGGGGGGTGGGGGCGGTTTGGGCACGGTGCGGCTGGAGGGCCTCCCTTGGGCCTTCGGGGGGGAGGGGTATGGGGGAGCGGGCCAGCGGGGAGGGATTTTCTACACCGGGCCCCTCCTGCGGCTGGAAGGGGTCTACCTCCTTCCCCTCCTCGGCTTGGGCGGGGAGGAGCGGAACGGGGCCGGGGGGTTCCTGGTGGAGGTGGGGGTACGGGCCTTCTACTTCCCCCAGGGAACCGGCCCCCTCCTGGGCCTGGGGCTGGGGTACGGCCTGGGTAGGGGCGGCCCCTACCTGCGCCTCCTCTTCGGGGGTGGAGCGCCATGAGGGAGGTGAGGGAGGAAGCCAAGCGCCTCCTCCGGGCGGCCCAGGAAGCCGAGGCCCAGGGCCAGCTCCGCCTGGCCCTGCTGGACGGGTGGTTGCCCCTGGTCTGGGGCGGGGTTTTCGCCCTAGGGCACGCCCTAAGCGCGGCCAACCCCCTGTGGGCCAAGGGGTTCTGGTCCTTGGCTGCTCCCCTGGCCACCCTGCTCACCTTCTACCTGGGTTTCCGGCAGGGGACCTGGGTGGCCAGCGAGCGAGGCCTCCAGACCTTTGCCCTTTGGGGGCTTCTCACCCTCTTCGCCCTCTTGCACTGGCTTCCCCTCCTGCCCCCCAAGGGGGTGGCCGGCCAGAGCTTCCTGGTGAGCCTGGCGGCCTTCGGCTTGGCCTTCACCGGGGTCCTCTGGCGGGCCTGGGGGGTGGTGGGGGCGGGGCTTGGGCTTTTCCTCCTGGACCTCCTCCTCTTCCGCCTCCTTCCCCAGGCCTTCCATCCAGGGATGGCCCTGGCCGGCCTCCTGGCCCTGGTCTACGGAGCGGCATGGCGCCGGCGCTGGACCCCCTGATCCACCAGGAAACCCGGCTCCGCCTGATGGCCCTCCTGGCCGGCCTGGGGGAGGGGGTGCGGGTGGAGTTCGGCTGGCTGAAGGAGGCCCTGGGCCTCACGGAGGGCAACCTTTCCAGCCACCTGCAGAGGCTGGAGGAGGGGGGGTATGTGGGGGTGGAGAAGGGCTACCAGGGCCGCCGGCCCAGGACCTGGGTGTGGCTCACCCCGAGGGGCCTCGAGGCCTACCGCGCCTACCGGGCCCTCCTCCTGGAGATCCTGAAGGACGGGGGGGCAGGGTAGGGGCTTAAAATCTCCCCATGTGGCCCCTTTTCGCCCTGGTCCTAGGCCTCCTGGTGGGCTCCTTCCTCAACGTGGTGATCGGGCGGTTGCCTAAGGGAAAGTCCATCCTCTTTCCCCCTTCCCACTGCCCCCAGTGCGGCCACCGCCTGGGCCCTTCCGACCTCATCCCCCTCCTCTCCTACCTCTTCTTGCGGGGGCGGTGCCGCTACTGCGGGAAGCCCATCCCCCTCCGCTACCCCCTGGTGGAGGGGCTTACCGGGGGGCTTTTCCTCCTCGCCGCCCTCTTCTACCCCCCCTCCCTCGAGGCCTTCCTGGTCTTCGCCTTCCTGGCCTTCCTGGTGGCCCTCGCCTTCATTGACCTAGACACCTACGAGCTACCGGATGGGCTCACCTATGGCCTCCTGGGGCTTGGCCTCCTCTTTGCCTATGCCCTCGCCTTTCCCCTTCCCTTCCCCGAGGCCCTGGACGGGGCCCTGATGGCCGCCGGGGGGCTAGGCCTGGTCGCCGGGTACGGGGGGCTTTTCCTCAGGCGCTTCCGGGAAGGGAAGGCCGAGGTGCCCGTGGGCCCCCACCAGGTGCACATGGCCGCCCTCTTGGGCCTCCTCCTGGGGCCGGGGGTGGGGATGGCCCTAGCCTTCCTAAGCTGGGCCCTTTCCGCCCGCACAGGGAGGCCCGTGGTCCTCCCCGACCGCCTCACCCTCCCCCTCCTCCCCCTGGCCCTTCTCCTCACCCCCCTTCTCGGCCTTTCCCCCCTCGAGGCCTTAAGGGGAAGCCTCCTGGCCGCCGGGGGGCTCGCCCTGGCCGGGGGGCTTTACTGGGCCTTCCGCACCCTCCCCGAAGGGGAAGAGGAGGAGGAGCCCGTGGCCATGGGCTATGGGGACGTGAAGCTCTTGGGGGCCCTAGGGGCCTGGCTTGGGGCCTACAGCTTCCTGGCCCTTTTCCTCGGGGTCTTCGCCGGGGCCTTCCTGGGCCTACTCCTTCGGCAACGGAAGCTTCCCTTTGGCCCCTACCTGGCCCTTGGGGGGGTGGTGGCCTTCTTCTTTGGCGAGGGCCTTTGGCGGGCCTACCTGGCCTGGCTCGGGCTATAGTGGGGGGCGTGGAAGGGAAGTCCCTAGGCGAAGCCCTGGGGGAGGTCCTGGCCCGTCGCCGCAGCGTCCGCCGCTTCAAGCCCCTCCCCATTCCCCAAGAAGACCTGGAAAGGCTCCTTTTCGCCCTGCAGCGGGCCCCCACGGACGCCAGCGCCCAGCTGTACACCGCCATCCGGGTCCGGGACCCGGGGCTGCGGGAGAGGGTGGCGCGGCTTTCTGGGGACCAGGAGCACATCCGGCAGGCGGCGGAGTTCTTCGTCTTCCTGGCCGACGTGCACCGCCTGGAAAGGCTTCTCGCCCACCGGGGGGAGAGGATGGCCCGCTGGCCCAGGACCGCCCTCCATTTCGCCATCCTGGACGCGGGCCTGGCCGCCGCCTACCTGGCCCTCACCGCCGAGGCCCTGGGGTATGGGGTCTGCTTCATCGGCGGGGTGCTGAACGGGGTGGGGGAGCTGGTGGACCTCCTCGGCCTGCCCCCGAGGGTCCTGCCCGTGGTGGGCCTGGCCGTGGGGATACCGGACGAGGAGGGCCCACCACGGCCCAGGCTGCCCCGGGGGCTGGTGGTCCACGAGGACCGTTACCGCCCCTACACCCCGGAGGACCTCGAGGCCGCCTACGGGGCCATGGCCCCCTACAGCCGGGTGGGGGACTGGGGCCGGGTCTTAAGGCGCTACTTCGCCCAGGGGGGGACCATGGAGGAGCGGGAAGGGCCTTACGGCCGCACCCTGGCCCGCCAGGGCCTAGACCCCGACCTGCCGACGGGAGCGGCCTTTTACTCCCTAGGGGCCCTTTTGGAGGAAGCCCTGGCCGAGGCCCAGGGCGTCCTCTTCCGCCCAGGCGAAGCCTGGCTGGAGCGGGAAACCGAGGCCTTCCGCGGGGAAGGGAAGCCGGCAGAAGCCCTGCTCACCGCCTTGCGCAAGGCCCGGGGAGAGGTTTCGGACTGGCCCTAAGCTATTTCCGGGCCTCCTGCGGGGGCCTTCTTGCCCCCCGGTAGGCCTTCTGGTAGTGGGGGGCGAGGAGGCTCTCGATGACCACCCGGCTCCCGTAGCTGCTGGCGTGGGCGAACACCCCCCGGCCCAGGTAGAGGCCCACGTGGTCCACCTCCTTGCCGCCGAAGCTGAAGAAGACCAGATCCCCGGGCCTTAGGTCCTCCACGGGAAGGAGGGCCCCGTACTGTTCCCGGGTGGTGCGGGGCAGGGCCACCCCCAGCTCGGCGTAGACCTGGGCCACAAAGGCCGAGCAGTCCAAGGCGGTGGGGGAGGCCGCCCCGTACTTGTAGGGCACCCCCAGGTAGCGGAGCACGATCCGCAAAAGGGGGTTCTCCGGGTCGTAATCCTCCTTGTCCCCTGGGGCCTCCTGCGTCCGCCCCTCCCTGTACAAGCCCCCTTCCTGGGGGGAGGAGGCCCTTGGCGGAAGGCGCAGGACCTGCCCCACCTTAAGCTCCGGGGAAGGGAGGCCGTTGAGGCGCATCAGCTCCTCCACCGTGGTCCCGTAGCGCCGGGCCAAGGAGAAGAGGGTGTCCCCAGGGGCCACCACGTGGGTGGCCTCGAGGGCGCGCACGCGCAGGACCTGCCCGGGCTGGATGAGGAAGTTCTCCAGCCCATTGAGGCGCATGAGGGCCTCCACCGTGGTCCCGTAGCGCCGGGCGATGGCAAAAAGGGTGTCCCCGGGGGCCACGGTATGGGTCTCCTCCTGGGCGGGTTGGGCCAAGGCCAGGAAGAGGAGGAAGGCCAGGGCGGAAAGCCGGGGCATAGGGCCATTCTACCCGGGCCACCCCCTTGGCCTAGGGCCCGGGGGTGTGCTAGAATCCCCAAGGCGGGGGCCGTTAGCTCAACTGGCAGAGCACCGGTCTCCAAAACCGGGGGTTGGAGGTTCGAGTCCTTCACGGCCCGCCAGATGGCCCTTCGGGGCCTTTTTTTATGGGAGCGTACCAGGTCTTGATCGTGGGTGCCGGCTTCGCCGGCAGCGAGGCCGCCTACCGGCTGGCGCAAAGGGGGGTGCGGGTGGGCCTCCTCACCCAGAGCCTGGACTCGGTGATGATGCCCTTCCTGCCCCCTACCCCCCCCTTCCCCCCAGGAAGCCTCTTGGAGGGGGCCTATGACCCCCAGGACCCCAGGGTCTGGGCCTTCCACGCCCGGGCCAAGTACTTCCTGGAGGGGGAGCCCCGCCTTCACCTCTTCCAGGCCACGGCCACGGGCCTCCTCCTAGAGGGGGAAAGGGCGGTAGGGGTGACCACCTGGGAAGGGCCTTCCGTGCGGGCCGAGCGGGTGGTCCTGGCGGTGGGAAGTTTCCTGGGGAGCACCCTGCGGATGGGGGCGGTGGAGGAGGAGGCGGGCCGGCTCTCCGAGGCCAGCTACCCCGACCTCTTCGCCCACCTCCAGGAGCTGGGGTTCCGCTTCCAGGTACGGGAGGGGGAGGTGCCGGAAACCCCCTCCACCCCGGGGTACCGGGTGCGCTACCACGCCTTCCTCCCCGAGGAGTGGGAGGAGGCCACCTTCCGCCTACGGCGCCTTGGGGGGCTTTACGCCGTGGGGCTTTGCGTCCGGGAGGGCCCCTACGCCCTCATGAGCCAGGAAGGCCTGCGCCTGGCGGAGCACCTTCTCCATGAGCTTGGGTAAGGGCTTTTGCCCTGGCTCCTCCCCTTCCCCGTCCCAAAGGGCCCCGTAGACGGCCACCCTAAGCCGCCGGTGGGTGAGGGCGTGGACCACCTGGCCCAAGGGGCGGGGCTCCACCCCCAGGGCCTTGGCCCTTGCCTCCAGCTCCCCTTCCGGGAAGAGGGGGACCCCATAAAGCCCGGGGAAACGCCCCTCCAGGCGCTCCAGGTAAACCCCCTTGCGCCCCCGGAGGACCAGGGCGGCCAGGCGCTCCTCGAGGACCCGGCGCCTTCGCGGCCTGGGGTAACGGGCCGCTTCCCCCTGGCCCTGGCAGAAAGGCGCCAGGGGACAGGAGGGGCAAAGGGGGGCCTTGGGCAAGCAGACCGTGGCCCCCAGCTCCATGAGGGCCTGGTTCCACTCCCCTGGGTCCACCCCCTGGGGCAAGAGGCCCTGGGCCAGGAGGCGGAGCTCCTTGGGGGAAGGGTCCTCCTGGGCGAAGAGCCGGGCCAGGACCCGACGCACGTTCCCGTCCACCGCCGCCACCCGCTCCCCAAAGGCCATGGAGGCCACGGCCGCCGCGGTATAAGGGCCCAGGCCGGGAAGCCTCACCAGCGCGGCGTAGGTGCGGGGCAGGTCCCCCTGCTGGCAGGCCAGGCGGTGGAGGTAGAGGGCCCGGCGGTAGTACCCCGCCCCCTGCCACACCCGGAGCACCTCCTCCAGGGGGGCCTCGCCCAGGGCCTTCAGGGTGGGGAAACGCTCCAGGAAGCGGTGGTAGTAGGGGATGGCCTGGGCGGTGCGGGTCTGCTGCAGGAGCACCTCGGAGACCAGGATGCGGTAGGGGTCCTTCTCCCCCCGCCAGGGCAGGAGGCGGGCGTGGGCCCGGTACCAAAGGAGGAGGGCTTCGGCCAGCACAGGGTTAGGGAAAAAGGCGCCGGTGCTCCACCATGAGGCAGCGGTCGGCCACCAGGGGGATGCCCGCCTCGCGCAAGGCCGCCTCAAAGCCCGGGTGGCGGATCCCCGACTGGAGCCACACCAGGCCCGGGCGCAGGGCCAGGACCTCCTCCAGGTGGTCCATGAGGGCCTCCGGGGGGCGGAAGACGTCCAGGAGGTCCACGGGTTCCCCAAGCTCCCGCAGGCTCGCCACCACCCGCTCGCCAAAGAGCTCCTCCCCGGCGAAACGGGGGTTCACGGGCAGGATGCGGTAGCCCCGCTCCCAAAGGTATTTGGGCACGTAGTGGGCAGGGCGGCTAGGGTCCCTGTGGGCGCCCAATACGGCGATGGTCCGAGCCTTCTCCAGATATGCCCTGAGTTCACTGGCGTTCATGGCCGGTAATCCAAGGGGCGCAGGTAAAACTCCCCGATGGCCGTGGAGGAGAGGAGGGCCACGGTGGGCAAGGCCCGCTTCCAATGGCTACGGTTCACCCGCTCCTTTACCCGCAGGACCTCCTCCTCGGTGTAACCCAGGCCCAGGATGTAGGCGTCGGGGTACCCCTTCAGGTAGTGCTCCAGGATCACGTCGGCCCGCAGGTAGCGCACCCCCAGGTCCCCTTCGTCCGTCTGGCCGGGGATGAGGTCGGCGGTGGGGACCTTCTTTACCACCACCTCCGGCACCCCCAGGTAGCGGGCCAGGCCCCAGACCTGGGTCTTGTACAGGTCCCCCAAGGGGTTTAGGGGAGGGGAGTCGTCCCCGTGCCAGGTGTAGTAGCCGAAAAGCCGTTCCGTCTTGTTCCCCGTGCCCAGGGGCAGGGCCCGGTAGGCCTCGGCCTTGTCAAAGAGGACCATCATCCGGGCCCGGGCCATGAGGTTGCCCTTGCGGTGGGGGGTGAGGCCGGGGGTCTTCTCCGCGTACCCCTCCACCATAGGGGTAATGTCCACCTCCTCCAGCTCCACCCCAAAG encodes:
- a CDS encoding aldehyde ferredoxin oxidoreductase family protein; the protein is MLGGYAHKLARIDLSTGQVEYFAPDPKDLEMYVGGRGLGVKYVFDNGPQVDPLGPENLLAIMNGPLSGTRAKMSGRLAVVTKSPLTGTVTDSHMGGWTAAKLKWAGFDGLLIKGASDKPVYLLVKDGEVSIHDASDLWGKTTHEVHRLLRERHGEEADVMAIGPAGENLVRFANWVNNDERAAGRGGTGAVAGSKKLKAIVVVGKQDQMPQPQDKELWREADRLASAAINDPKNVTAPKKGGLSLYGTNVLMNITNVMGALPTFNAQHTSIEGAEKISGEYIREHRLIQDNTCHACPVACKKMVEVHVDGKTIRFESYEYESAWALGAQAGHTDTDWTGYAIYLCNAYGMDTIEAGNAVAVLMEATEKGYYQGSDGIRFGDKEGEIRILEAIAYRKGVGDMLAEGPARFAKAIGHPEIALEVKGQSIPAYDPRGLKGMGIAYATSNRGACHLRAYTPASEILGVPYKTDPLAWEGKGKLTKLFQDLSAFTDSLDLCKFSQFAEDPETYAKQLSAYWGRPVSAEDVLRIGERIYNLERYYNNLAGWAEGSDYLPERFLKEPSDSAGSKGQVAELDLMLQEYYQERGWERGVVPPAKLRELGILSQAAD
- a CDS encoding DUF309 domain-containing protein, giving the protein MQALEEAQRLFAQERYFEAHEVLEEAWREARGEERPFLQGLLLLAAALHQASLGQGGLRNLRKAEAKLAPFPSPYLGLDWHPLWREARRRLGG
- a CDS encoding ABC transporter substrate-binding protein, with amino-acid sequence MRRREFLKKAGVGLAASLVLGPAAVRAQAGPIIRVAGDSTAVGEGGRWMKEMVEAWGKKTGTRVEYIDAPADTNDRLALYQQYWAAKSPDVDVYMIDVIWPGIVAPHAADLKAYFSEAELREFFPRIVQNNTIRGKLTSIPFFTDAGILYYRKDLLEKYGYKNPPRTWAELEQMAQKVMEGERKAGNRDFWGFVFQGKAYEGLTCDALEWIYSHKGGRIVEPDGTISVNNGRAALALNTVRRFVGTIAPSGVTSYAEEEARNVWQQGNALFMRNWPYAYALGQAEGSPIRGKFAVTVLPKGGADAPNAATLGGWQLMVSAYSRYPKEAADLVKYLASYEVQKDNAVRLSRLPTRPALYTDRDVLARNAWFRDLLPVFQNAVSRPSDVAGARYNQVSEAIWTEVHSALTGRKTGEAAVRDLEGRIRRILR
- a CDS encoding asparaginase — translated: MNAWVYAYRGELVENRHRVSLAIYGQEGLLAYAGDPTRLSYLRSSAKPFQALALFLTGAAERFGLTEEEVALATASHDGTPRHVAVAARFLEKLALGPERLACGVHPPFSKEARKALEEAGQKPTPLHHNCSGKHAGMLAAALALGVPPEGYERPDHPVQLLNRRTLAELAGGEPLWATDGCSVPTFALPLARAARAFYFLADPKKAPAAYREPLRRVGEAMRRHPELVAGPGSIDTLLMERLPLLAKRGADGYYGLALPETPRGPLGVALKVEDGSAQAREVMVVALLRALGLDPGPTPWDRPEVRNHRGLPVGHLEARLELAWV
- a CDS encoding carbohydrate kinase, with protein sequence MLALAGEVLLDLLWEEATPWRFQGVLGGSVLNTATALRRLGFPVRLLSELGSDWLSRRCEAEMEARGLELRLLRHPEAMPLALVQPNPQGEAAYSFHLPFRAPYSPEPGSLRGAKVFHFASLFALDPRTEGGLAALLEEARGEGALLAFDPNLRRPPTPEERRRLWGYFHQVDLLKLSLEDARLLFPEDPVGRVRRLPPRLKVLTLGAEGAVAFFRGEAVRLPGEAVAVADTVGAGDSFTAGFLALLLRRGYTRANLDRLRPEDLEEALRGGIALGALACTVRGAGLPEAGLAAWKKAYLGD